A region of Anopheles merus strain MAF chromosome 2R, AmerM5.1, whole genome shotgun sequence DNA encodes the following proteins:
- the LOC121588684 gene encoding histone-lysine N-methyltransferase 2B-like encodes MTQEEVLPPPHRLEACCRLCLSGDEPRSTSLFLFPVPPGHPAGPEDHSPPSPSSVTEQRLLIEMILECTSIQITLEEDYPAKVCEKCVETLDKFYQYRRRCLANDQILRLERLRTGGQRKPPNNNNNNEEEKEEEEEEEHRGTGTASAPPPPALLMHRPSPPTSESNHQPPPQHASATPPPVPAIRIKSEPRAEGAQEEEQHRPAVETDPQPAALSTDGGGMSSILRSILLQTRDSTTSRSSPNTEPESPRQTPHLPPHPVPPAGDNQQQAEEHEDEEQDIKPSLLQQMLLQQQRVSSPANRSPAKAASDTNEGGGALSGNNSTGSCTSASTSSLLKRMLLDGSGTAGSAPAEQQAPPPPTSVSPLEGPSGQPPHRSTSTHHLRPTKHEPPSATNTPSPPVQRAKDDVLANETPLASQLRSILLQHRAPPDWEGTTRTASMSDASPEQQPPSGQERSSNATSAGEKPEVSYVRSLFLRNDSDSESEPPPVEDQREMLLYAMFHELRARQQQQQPQHQHQQQAGFSSDSDDDSDDLPQDYRLPSVRRRSTDSVESRPKRRRMEYPCLLCGRSFAGKTRLVLHMRTHMMLDGGGADGSTLSGGGGAATISLPAVSPAAIVAAGGGVLLPNGSGGGASDVEDIAGRLLNAQQQHHHHHRHEDAGGFGESSVGNEDEIDALERRSYACYICGADQNNLAQLKEHLLAAHQDRIRSRGRTRERQKASIACEICQRSFRSQFAYGEHMRTHTGERPFPCDQCDKRFPRRFQLLGHLYNVHKQSWVADESKAKFAKK; translated from the exons ATGACGCAAGAAGAAGTGCTGCCCCCGCCGCACCGGCTCGAGGCCTGCTGCCGACTGTGCCTGTCCGGCGACGAGCCGCGTAGTACCAGCCTGTTCCTGTTCCCGGTGCCGCCGGGCCATCCGGCTGGGCCGGAGGACCATTCCCCGCCGTCGCCGTCGTCCGTCACCGAGCAGCGGCTACTCATCGAGATGATACTGGAGTGCACCTCGATTCAG ATAACCTTGGAGGAGGACTACCCGGCGAAGGTCTGCGAAAAGTGTGTCGAAACGCTAGACAAATTTTATCAGTACCGGAGGCGCTGTCTCGCCAACGATCAGATACTCCGCCTGGAGCGGTTACGCACGGGAGGCCAGCGGAAGCCGcccaacaataacaataacaatgaggaggagaaggaggaggaggaggaggaggagcatcGGGGGACCGGGACGGcgtcagcaccaccaccaccagccctGTTGATGCACCGGCCATCACCCCCCACTAGTGAAAGCAATCACCAGCCACCGCCACAGCATGCGTCAGCAACGCCGCCACCGGTGCCAGCGATTAGGATTAAGAGTGAACCGCGGGCAGAGGGTGCacaggaggaggagcagcatCGACCGGCGGTGGAAACCGACCCCCAGCCGGCTGCCCTCAGCACGGACGGTGGCGGCATGTCGTCGATTTTGCGCAGCATTTTGTTGCAAACGCGTGATTCCACTACGAGCCGATCGTCCCCGAACACGGAACCGGAATCACCGCGGCAAACGCCCCATTTACCGCCCCACCCTGTCCCACCGGCGGGGGACAACCAGCAGCAGGCCGAAGAGCACGAAGACGAAGAGCAAGACATTAAACCCTCGCTTTTGCAGcagatgctgctgcagcaacagAGAGTCTCCTCCCCTGCCAACCGGTCGCCGGCGAAAGCGGCGTCCGACACCAACGAAGGAGGGGGTGCTTTGTCGGGGAACAACTCAACGGGCAGCTGCACGTCCGCCTCTACGTCCTCGCTGCTGAAGCGCATGTTGCTCGATGGCAGTGGGACTGCTGGGAGTGCCCCAGCGGAGCAacaagcaccaccaccaccgacctCGGTCTCACCGCTGGAGGGACCCAGCGGTCAGCCACCACACCGCAGCACCTCCACGCATCATCTGCGCCCCACCAAACACGAACCTCCGAGTGCCACCAACACACCGTCACCGCCCGTCCAGCGGGCGAAGGACGATGTCCTTGCGAACGAAACGCCCCTCGCATCGCAGCTCCGCTCGATACTGCTCCAGCACCGGGCACCACCGGACTGGGAGGGCACAACACGCACTGCCTCGATGTCGGACGCTTCCCCGGAGCAGCAACCACCGTCCGGGCAGGAGCGCAGCTCAAATGCAACCAGCGCCGGAGAGAAGCCGGAAGTGTCGTACGTGCGAAGTTTGTTCCTGCGCAACGATTCCGACTCGGAGAGCGAGCCGCCACCGGTCGAGGATCAGCGCGAGATGCTGCTGTACGCAATGTTCCATGAGCTGCGGGCacgccaacagcagcagcagccacaacatcaacaccagcagcaggccgGTTTCTCGTCCGACTCCGACGACGATTCGGACGATCTGCCGCAGGactatcggctgccgagcgtGCGCCGCCGCAGCACGGACTCGGTCGAATCGCGGCCCAAGCGGCGCCGGATGGAGTATCCCTGTCTGCTGTGCGGGCGATCGTTTGCCGGCAAGACGAGGCTGGTGCTGCACATGCGCACCCACATGATGCTGGACGGCGGCGGTGCGGATGGATCGACGCTTTCGGGCGGAGGCGGAGCGGCCACTATATCCCTGCCGGCCGTTTCCCCTGCTGCCATCGTTGCTGCCGGCGGCGGTGTGTTGCTGCCGAACGggagcggtggtggtgctagCGATGTGGAAGATATTGCTGGTCGGTTGCTTaacgcacagcagcagcaccaccaccaccatcgacaCGAGGATGCCGGCGGCTTTGGCGAGAGCAGCGTCGGCAATGAGGACGAGATCGATGCGCTTGAACGGCGCTCGTACGCGTGCTACATCTGCGGTGCGGACCAGAACAACCTAGCGCAGCTGAAGGAGCATCTGCTGGCGGCGCACCAGGACCGGATACGATCGCGCGGCCGCACGCGGGAACGGCAGAAAGCGTCGATTGCGTGCGAAATCTGCCAGCGCTCCTTCCGCAGCCAGTTTGCGTACGGCGAACATATGCGCACGCACACCGGGGAGCGGCCGTTCCCGTGCGATCAGTGTGATAAGCGGTTCCCGCGCCGGTTCCAGCTGCTCGGCCATCTCTACAACGTGCACAAGCAGTCCTGGGTGGCGGACGAGTCTAAAGCCAAGTTTGCGAAAAAgtaa
- the LOC121590034 gene encoding transmembrane protease serine 9-like, whose amino-acid sequence MVSILRGFLPLIAVFCTIGEVRKTNALDTVPLECGERKVKTIYLVQHGTETKEGHWPWHTAIYHREQASFEYVCGGSILDRNTILTAAHCLYTSRGLIKLDQLSVQVGRNQLSEASVRSQEHQAEQLIVHPGFSPNSVTDDIALIKLATDITMTRYVQPVCLWSLEPNLDLIVGRNGTVVGFGLTEHDRVSDYLRQAAIAVVDSWTCIESDRQVYGATLTANMYCGGGKTGVSVCNGDSGGGMFFEHGDTWYVRGVVSFMPLRENVGLCDGTKYTVFTDVAKYRDWIGQNVNPTLASTRPDPLLVDNSPKLRMLNFNTCGISPYTTGANDSFLAFPWIGLVEIIVPGQGKTMAVCHVTLISEWYAVGPAHCFSNDGMERTLRFGDYDKTTDKDCIERNGTLVCAPPVQILPIERVIVRPDFDRQAITDDIALIELRRPANISQPNVKPICLPVTVDLRSYKPTSFTLGGFPAQGNRVVASRPTYLNSVNCQERYNAIYYPLRKSHTQICAVAEVSSTNRTEPCERMLSGSVLQTVQQLGRRDRYFLQGLLSFGARECDATVPDIYTNVPIYLDWILYNMREFKQQVPDTSEQLIFTS is encoded by the exons ATGGTTTCGATCTTGCGGGGATTTTTACCACTGATTGCAGTCTTCTGTACGATTGGCGAGGTGCGTAAAACGAACGCTCTGGATACGGTTCCACTGGAGTGTGGAGAACGCAAAGTGAAAACCATATACCTGGTGCAGCATGGTACCGAAACGAAGGAAGGCCACTGGCCGTGGCACACGGCCATCTACCATCGGGAGCAAGCCAGCTTCGAGTACGTGTGCGGTGGTTCGATCCTAGATAGAAACACGATCCTTACCG CGGCACACTGTCTGTACACCTCCCGCGGACTGATCAAGCTGGACCAGTTGTCCGTGCAGGTTGGGCGCAATCAGCTGTCGGAAGCTAGCGTCCGCTCGCAGGAGCACCAGGCCGAGCAGCTTATCGTTCATCCCGGCTTTAGCCCGAACAGCGTCACCGACGATATAGCGCTGATCAAGCTCGCGACCGACATTACGATGACACGGTACGTTCAACCGGTCTGTCTCTGGAGCTTGGAACCGAACCTGGACCTGATCGTGGGCCGCAACGGAACGGTCGTGGGCTTCGGACTGACGGAGCACGATCGAGTGTCAGACTATCTGCGTCAGGCCGCCATCGCTGTAGTCGATTCCTGGACGTGCATCGAGAGCGACCGGCAGGTGTACGGTGCTACCCTAACAGCGAACATGTACTGTGGCGGAGGTAAGACCGGCGTGAGCGTGTGCAACGGGGACAGCGGAGGGGGAATGTTTTTCGAGCATGGCGATACGTGGTACGTCCGGGGGGTGGTGTCCTTTATGCCGCTGCGCGAAAACGTTGGCCTGTGCGACGGCACCAAGTACACCGTGTTCACCGATGTGGCCAAGTACCGGGACTGGATTGGGCAGAACGTGAACCCAACGCTCGCCTCCACCCGGCCCGATCCACTGCTCGTGGACAACAGTCCTAAGCTACGGATGCTGAACTTCAATACGTGTGGCATCAGCCCGTACACGACCGGAGCGAACGATAGCTTCCTTGCCTTTCCTTGGATCGGTTTGGTAGAAATAATTGTCCCCGGGCAGGGAAAAACAATGGCCGTGTGCCATGTGACGCTGATCAGCGAATGGTACGCCGTGGGACCGGCACACTGTTTCAGTAACGATGGAATGGA GCGTACGCTCCGGTTCGGTGATTACGACAAGACGACGGACAAGGACTGCATCGAACGGAACGGCACGCTCGTGTGCGCTCCGCCCGTGCAAATACTACCGATCGAAAGAGTCATCGTACGGCCGGATTTCGACCGCCAAGCCATCACCGACGATATTGCGCTGATCGAGCTACGGCGCCCGGCCAACATCAGTCAGCCAAACGTGAAACCCATCTGCCTGCCGGTCACCGTCGACCTCCGCAGCTACAAACCGACCAGCTTCACGCTCGGTGGTTTCCCAGCCCAGGGCAATCGGGTCGTCGCTAGCCGGCCGACCTATCTCAACTCCGTCAACTGCCAGGAGCGGTACAATGCCATCtactacccgctgcgcaagaGCCACACGCAGATCTGTGCCGTTGCCGAGGTGTCCTCCACCAATCGGACCGAGCCGTGCGAACGGATGCTCTCCGGCTCGGTTCTGCAAACGGTACAGCAGCTAGGCCGGCGGGATCGATACTTCCTGCAGGGTTTGCTATCGTTCGGTGCACGGGAGTGCGATGCGACGGTGCCGGATATTTACACCAACGTGCCAATTTACCTCGACTGGATTTTGTACAACATGCGCGAATTTAAGCAGCAGGTGCCCGATACAAGTGAGCAGCTTATTTTTACGTCGTAA
- the LOC121589582 gene encoding WSCD family member AGAP003962 gives MALRGWRLFGVAGTILVYVGGILFLSFVSLQGPQQKRGVHGPRGYGEFETIRNRDLGLMGKKPPLQWCTELHYLDAPIRTPRKPSKLLQTFPGHFVKKFNVYNYRGGGNNGGSSNSGNSHNQNLHSAPGAAVQPGGQTVDDGDTLAGPPAVASFAGGSPGSSSHPVRPNGGDPSSGKLVDSDSVRSRGAVGRPKGQQSKPELAALVSFPGSGNTWLRYLLQQATGILTGSVYKDYGLLKSGFPAESVANSSVLVVKTHEWGPHAWAPYTKAILLIRDPERAILAEFNRQSGGHVGFASPDRYRRTKGRYWTQFVKNKLWAWEQTNLSWAKNFTGEVKLVFYDDLVENVEGTLRSILKFLNYQTDEELLACALMRKEGIYRRKKRILQFDPYSPAMHAAIDEKRAEVYAALGRYDAH, from the exons ATGGCATTGCGCGGCTGGCGACTGTTTGGGGTGGCCGGCACCATACTGGTGTACGTCGGCGGCATACTGTTCCTATCGTTCGTTAGCCTGCAGGGACCGCAGCAGAAGCGTGGCGTCCATGGTCCACGCGGGTACGGCGAGTTCGAGACGATTCGGAACCGCGATCTTGGCCTGATGGGCAAAAAGCCACCGCTGCAATGGTGCACCGAGCTGCACTATCTGGACGCGCCGATCCGGACGCCCCGCAAGCCATCCAAGCTGCTCCAAACCTTCCCGGGCCATTTCGTGAAAAAGTTTAACGTGTACAACTACCGCGGAGGCGGCAACAATGGCGGCAGTAGCAACAGCGGCAACAGTCACAACCAGAACCTACACTCAGCACCCGGTGCGGCAGTACAGCCGGGCGGACAGACGGTGGACGACGGTGACACACTTGCCGGTCCACCGGCCGTTGCTTCCTTTGCCGGAGGCAGTCCGGGCAGCTCCTCGCATCCAGTTCGGCCTAACGGTGGTGACCCGTCTAGTGGTAAGCTAGTGGATAGTGATAGTGTAAGAAGCCGTGGCGCAGTTGGCCGACCGAAGGGACAGCAGTCGAAACCGGAACTGGCGGCGCTCGTTTCATTCCCGGGCAGTGGTAACACTTGGCTGCGATATCTACTCCAGCAAGCAACCG GCATTCTAACAGGAAGTGTGTACAAAGACTACGGACTCCTTAAAAGTGGTTTCCCGGCGGAAAGCGTTGCTAATTCGTCG GTGCTAGTAGTGAAGACGCACGAGTGGGGTCCGCACGCCTGGGCCCCTTACACCAAAGCGATCCTGCTGATACGGGATCCGGAACGGGCCATTCTGGCGGAGTTTAATCGCCAATCTGGTGGCCACGTAGGATTTGCCTCGCCTGATCGTTATCGTAGGACCAAGGGTCGAT ATTGGACTcaatttgtaaaaaataaactttggGCATGGGAACAAACGAATCTCTCGTGGGCGAAAAACTTCACTGGCGAGGTTAAGCTAGTCTTCTACGATGATCTAGTCGAGAACGTGGAGGGTACATTGCGCAGTATTCTGAAATTTCTCAACTACCAGACGGACGAG GAGCTGCTGGCGTGTGCCCTTATGCGAAAGGAAGGCATTTACCGGCGCAAGAAGCGCATTCTGCAGTTCGATCCGTACAGCCCAGCAATGCACGCAGCAATTGACGAAAAGCGTGCCGAAGTGTATGCAGCCCTCGGCCGCTACGACGCACACTAA
- the LOC121589660 gene encoding serine protease easter-like, producing the protein MGRVRYYALTLVSVCLLLLAASSQAQNCGKRKQVNLLITNGLESKEGDWPWHVALFHNNRRSFEYACGGSILDQNTILTAAHCLWLSNGLIAKERLLVQVGRSRLRVASIHARDHEAYELIVHPNYNVNQIANDIALIKLATDITFTNYVQPICLWNRGDDQSSIVGTLGTVIGFGYDETDNPTDTLREARLPVVNAIDCIQSNREAFATQLTSDMFCAGYRNGTSPCNGDSGGGLFFNFNNVWYIRGLVSFTKPRQDTTICDTKEYTVFTDVAKYLRWIEQYLRASSGLSTLIDLQTNHNKLALLPTSTCGPNAYAGRDESSKPVLLGYPWVALLEYTETGSREKKTICQATLISDLYLISAAHCVSSIPKRYTLTSARLGEYDKNSMTDCLDIDGKRICSPPVQSLTIESLIVHSGFNKPRYANDIALIRLRVRADLSRSNVKPICLPVTNELRSQKPSQYILTAWSSGSSGNILERSISQLTESVECQKLYTEQSVTLEKTSRQICIKQQQESGTRCKFPASAAPLQLLQPVNGQQRYVLYGLLSYGPKSCSVLYPDVYTNVASYIDWILDNIHE; encoded by the exons ATGGGTCGCGTACGGTACTACGCACTCACGTTGGTTTCGGTGTGCCTTTTGCTGCTGGCAGCTTCCTCCCAAGCCCAAAACTGTGGCAAACGTAAGCAGGTAAACCTTCTAATTACAAATGGCTTAGAGTCAAAGGAGGGCGACTGGCCATGGCATGTGGCACTGTTTCACAACAATCGCCGATCGTTCGAGTATGCGTGCGGTGGATCCATTCTAGATCAAAATACGATTTTAACGG cgGCTCACTGCTTGTGGTTATCCAATGGATTAATCGCAAAAGAGCGGCTTCTGGTGCAGGTGGGACGCAGCCGGCTCCGAGTGGCGAGCATTCACGCCCGAGACCATGAAGCCTACGAACTGATCGTACATCCGAATTACAACGTTAATCAAATTGCGAACGATATCGCTCTGATCAAGCTTGCGACCGACATTACCTTCACGAACTACGTTCAGCCGATCTGCCTTTGGAACCGGGGCGATGATCAGAGCTCCATCGTTGGCACTCTCGGAACTGTGATCGGGTTCGGCTATGACGAGACCGATAACCCTACGGATACGTTGCGTGAAGCACGCCTACCCGTCGTTAACGCCATTGATTGTATCCAAAGCAACCGGGAAGCATTCGCCACGCAGCTGACCTCGGATATGTTCTGTGCTGGCTATCGGAACGGGACCAGCCCCTGCAACGGTGACAGCGGTGGAGGGTTATTCTTCAACTTCAACAATGTGTGGTATATACGAGGTTTGGTATCGTTTACGAAACCGCGCCAGGATACGACAATATGCGACACTAAGGAGTACACGGTGTTTACCGATGTGGCAAAGTATCTGAGGTGGATCGAGCAGTACCTCCGTGCGTCTAGTGGTTTATCGACCTTAATCGACCTACAGACCAACCATAATAAGCTCGCACTGCTGCCAACGTCCACGTGCGGTCCTAATGCGTATGCCGGTCGTGACGAATCCTCCAAGCCGGTGCTGCTCGGCTATCCTTGGGTAGCCCTACTGGAGTACACCGAGACGGGATCGCGCGAAAAGAAGACGATCTGTCAGGCGACACTGATTAGCGATCTCTATCTAATTAGTGCTGCACACTGCGTAAGCAGCATACCGAAGCGATACACACT AACGTCCGCTCGGCTAGGAGAGTATGACAAAAACTCTATGACGGACTGTCTCGATATCGATGGAAAAAGGATCTGTTCGCCGCCGGTTCAATCACTAACCATCGAATCGTTGATTGTACACTCGGGCTTCAACAAACCGCGCTACGCGAACGATATTGCACTGATCCGGCTGCGCGTCCGGGCAGACTTGAGCCGCAGTAACGTGAAGCCTATCTGCCTGCCAGTGACGAACGAGCTGCGTAGTCAGAAACCGAGCCAGTATATCCTAACCGCCTGGTCGTCCGGTTCCAGTGGCAACATACTGGAGCGTTCAATCAGCCAGCTTACCGAGTCGGTCGAGTGCCAAAAGCTGTACACCGAGCAGTCGGTTACGCTGGAGAAAACGAGTCGACAGATCTGCatcaagcagcagcaagagtCTGGCACACGTTGCAAGTTCCCAGCGTCGGCAGCACCGCTGCAGCTTTTGCAGCCAGTGAACGGCCAGCAACGCTACGTCCTGTACGGGTTGCTGTCGTACGGGCCGAAAAGCTGTTCCGTGCTCTATCCAGACGTGTACACCAATGTGGCCAGCTATATCGACTGGATTCTGGATAATATTCATGAGTAG
- the LOC121590035 gene encoding uncharacterized protein LOC121590035, translating to MDTGTFAQDFFCRLCAADGIVIHPLFPPGDSDPKDELVRMIEVLTSVHLAQTEEAGAVICDKCLQMLDLFCKFREECLRQDVLIRTRRTILLEQQRQQQEQLVQQQQQTFFNKQQSLSLLHPVVEIKVEDVEPVAAIEPEEILCTPVQQFAELDDCKEEEETLPITAEPFLVTNESPTVSVVSQPVLPYQPYPSVTHDNSMLSTSLNDSTGFPLAGVAVLTPIGNLSITVPPSESSPESTDAPADGTAVRKADKTPPARIKKRAKAKPNFKKPPPDCERCQESFATHYELQQHMNQQHAWDRGNRCSLACDPCQMRFTKSYNLKRHLYEVHGEVPQGLTVIPCAHCGERFLRGNILERHIARVHQNKKVLKVRAIKST from the exons ATGGATACGGGTACATT TGCTCAGGACTTCTTCTGTCGGCTGTGCGCTGCGGATGGCATTGTAATACACCCGCTCTTCCCGCCGGGCGACAGCGATCCCAAGGATGAGCTGGTGCGAATGATCGAGGTGCTAACGTCGGTCCACCTTGCCCAAACGGAAGAGGCCGGCGCGGTCATCTGCGACAAGTGTTTGCAAATGCTGGATCTGTTTTGTAAGTTTCGCGAAGAGTGTCTCAGGCAGGATGTGCTTATCCGCACGAGACGCACGATACTGCTGGAGCAACAAagacagcagcaggagcagcttgtacaacagcagcagcagacgttTTTTAATAAACAGCAGAGTCTATCGCTCCTGCACCCGGTAGTGGAGATAAAGGTGGAGGATGTGGAACCGGTTGCAGCGATCGAGCCGGAGGAGATTCTTTGCACACCTGTGCAACAGTTTGCAGAGCTGGACGATTGtaaagaggaggaagaaacgCTACCGATAACAGCGGAACCATTTCTAGTCACGAACGAATCACCGACGGTCTCGGTAGTAAGTCAGCCAGTACTGCCATATCAGCCATATCCGAGCGTCACACATGACAACAGTATGCTTAGCACTAGTCTTAACGATAGCACTGGCTTCCCACTAGCCGGTGTAGCAGTACTTACACCCATCGGCAACCTTTCGATCACCGTTCCGCCAAGCGAATCCTCACCGGAAAGTACTGACGCTCCGGCCGACGGCACGGCCGTTCGTAAGGCCGATAAAACGCCCCCGGCACGCATTAAGAAGCGAGCCAAGGCGAAACCGAACTTTAAAAAACCACCGCCCGACTGTGAACGGTGCCAGGAAAGCTTTGCCACGCACTACGAGCTTCAGCAGCACATGAACCAGCAGCACGCTTGGGACCGCGGCAACCGTTGCTCGTTGGCGTGCGATCCGTGCCAGATGCGGTTCACCAAATCGTACAACCTGAAGCGGCACCTGTACGAGGTGCATGGTGAGGTACCGCAGGGCCTGACGGTGATACCGTGCGCACACTGCGGGGAGCGATTTCTGCGCGGCAACATCCTCGAACGGCACATCGCCCGGGTACATCAGAACAAGAAGGTGCTTAAAGTACGTGCCATTAAATCCACCTAA